One stretch of Candidatus Saccharibacteria bacterium oral taxon 488 DNA includes these proteins:
- a CDS encoding MmcQ/YjbR family DNA-binding protein, translating to MTHKQFEEFILSLPGVWLDYPFGEDVAVYKFGKSNNGAGKMVALVTEGSKPLRVSLKCDPLLAENLREKYETVLPGYHLNKKHWNTIICSGQLSDEEIFDLARLSYQLVAE from the coding sequence ATGACCCATAAACAATTTGAAGAATTTATCCTGAGTTTGCCCGGCGTGTGGCTGGATTATCCGTTTGGCGAGGATGTTGCGGTGTATAAGTTTGGCAAGAGTAATAACGGCGCGGGGAAGATGGTGGCACTAGTGACAGAGGGCTCGAAGCCGCTCAGGGTTAGTCTGAAGTGCGACCCACTACTAGCTGAGAATCTCCGCGAGAAGTACGAGACGGTGCTGCCGGGGTATCATCTGAATAAGAAGCATTGGAATACGATTATCTGCTCGGGGCAACTGAGTGATGAGGAAATTTTTGACTTGGCGCGGCTAAGTTATCAGCTGGTGGCGGAGTGA